One Brassica napus cultivar Da-Ae chromosome C2, Da-Ae, whole genome shotgun sequence DNA window includes the following coding sequences:
- the LOC106419782 gene encoding ras-related protein RABA5a encodes MAFYSEDNKSEDYLFKIVLIGDSAVGKSNLLARFARDEFYPNSKSTIGVEFQTQKIVINGKEIKAQIWDTAGQERFRAVTSAYYRGAVGALLVYDISRVQTFQSIGRWLNELHTHSDMNVVTILVGNKSDLKDIREVPTSEGKALAEAQGLFFMETSALDSSNVAAAFETVVKEIYNILSRKVMTSQELNKQDPASLSNGKKVVIPSEGESKTGGGGCCSR; translated from the exons ATGGCTTTCTATTCTGAGGACAACAAGAGTGAAGACTACCTCTTTAAGATTGTTCTAATAGGTGATTCTGCAGTCGGGAAATCAAACTTGCTCGCAAGATTTGCTAGGGATGAGTTCTATCCCAACTCAAAGTCGACCATTGGAGTGGAGTTTCAGACGCAGAAGATTGTTATCAACGGAAAGGAGATCAAAGCTCAGATATGGGACACGGCAGGTCAAGAACGTTTCAGAGCAGTCACTTCTGCGTATTACAGAGGTGCAGTTGGAGCTCTTCTTGTTTACGACATCAGCAGAGTGCAGACTTTTCAAAGCATTGGTAGATGGCTCAACGAGCTCCACA CGCACTCTGATATGAACGTTGTGACGATCCTGGTGGGGAACAAGTCGGATCTGAAGGACATAAGAGAAGTGCCAACATCAGAAGGGAAGGCGTTGGCGGAAGCGCAGGGACTCTTCTTTATGGAGACGTCAGCTCTGGACTCATCAAACGTGGCGGCTGCGTTTGAGACTGTTGTGAAGGAGATATACAACATACTGAGCAGGAAAGTGATGACCTCACAGGAGCTGAACAAGCAAGATCCTGCCTCGCTTAGCAATGGCAAGAAAGTTGTGATTCCATCAGAGGGGGAGTCCAAGACAGGTGGAGGTGGGTGTTGTTCTAGGTGA
- the LOC106419776 gene encoding cytochrome b561 and DOMON domain-containing protein At5g47530 produces MAKSSTLLLCLSVFIFIITESSLAQTCSNYQFSSNSLFESCNDLPVLDSFLHYTYDSSSGNLQVAYRHNNLSPGKWVAWAVNPTSTGMVGAQAIVAYPISDGTVRAYTSPISSYQTSLQEGELSFNVSELSATYQNNEMIVFATLSLPLTNGGNINTVWQDGSLSGNSLLPHPTSGSNIRSVSTLNLISGTSASTSGGGAGDSKLKKRNIHGILNAVSWGIMMPIGAIIARYLRVSKSAGPAWFYLHVTCQASAYIIGVAGWGTGIKLGSESEGIQFSTHRAIGIALFCLATVQVFAMFLRPKPEHKYRLYWNIYHHTVGYTVIVLAVVNIFKGLDILNPEKQWRNAYTAIIVTLGLVAAVLEGFTWYVVIKRGKAEESSKTSQLGNGGRSQYA; encoded by the exons ATGGCCAAATCTTCAACTCTGCTCCTCTGTCTCTCTgttttcatcttcatcatcacagAATCCTCCTTGGCTCAAACATGTTCCAACTACCAGTTCTCCAGCAACAGTCTCTTTGAGTCTTGTAACGACCTCCCTGTTCTTGATTCCTTCCTCCACTACACTTATGATTCTTCTTCTGGCAATCTCCAAGTCGCTTACCGCCACAACAATCTCTCCCCCGGGAAATGGGTTGCATGGGCCGTGAACCCCACGTCCACCGGCATGGTTGGAGCTCAAGCCATTGTAGCTTATCCGATATCAGACGGCACGGTTAGGGCTTACACTTCACCCATCAGCAGTTACCAGACGAGTCTCCAAGAAGGTGAACTGAGCTTCAACGTCTCAGAGCTATCAGCCACTTACCAAAACAACGAGATGATTGTCTTCGCAACTCTGAGTCTTCCACTTACAAACGGTGGAAACATTAATACTGTGTGGCAAGATGGCTCTCTTTCTGGGAACAGTCTACTGCCTCATCCAACTTCCGGCAGTAATATCCGTTCTGTTTCCACTTTGAATCTCATCTCCGGTACATCTGCTTCCACCTCAGGAGGAGGAGCAGGAGATTCCAAGCTTAAAAAACGCAAC ATACATGGGATACTGAACGCAGTGAGCTGGGGAATAATGATGCCAATAGGAGCAATCATTGCTAGATACTTGAGAGTCTCAAAATCAGCAGGCCCTGCTTGGTTCTATCTTCATGTTACCTGCCAAGCTTCTGCTTATATCATTGGTGTTGCCGGTTGGGGTACAGGTATCAAACTTGGCAGCGAGTCAGAAGGGATTCAGTTCAGCACTCACCGTGCCATCGGGATCGCTCTCTTCTGCCTTGCAACAGTACAG GTGTTTGCTATGTTTTTAAGACCCAAACCAGAGCACAAGTACAGACTCTACTGGAACATCTACCACCACACTGTCGGCTATACCGTGATCGTCCTCGCAGTGGTGAACATTTTCAAAGGGTTAGACATCTTGAACCCTGAGAAGCAGTGGAGAAACGCGTACACAGCTATAATAGTAACCCTAGGCTTAGTCGCGGCCGTGCTCGAAGGGTTTACTTGGTATGTAGTCATAAAAAGAGGGAAGGCAGAGGAATCTTCCAAGACGTCTCAGCTTGGAAACGGTGGTCGGTCTCAGTATGCTTAG
- the LOC106423378 gene encoding putative MO25-like protein At5g47540, translating into MKGLFKSKPRTPADIVRQTRDLLLYADRSKSLPDLRESKREEKMAELSRNIRDMKSILYGNSEAEPVAEACAQLTQEFFREDTLRLLITCLPKLNLETRKDATQLVANLQRQQVNSRLIASDYLEANLDLMDVLMEGFENTDLALHYGAMFRECIRHQIVARYVLESEHVKKFFDYIQLPNFDIAADAAATFKELLTRHKSTVAEFLTKNEDWFFTDYNSKLLESSNYITRRQAIKLLGDILLDRSNSAVMTRYVSSRDNLRILMNLLRESSKSIQIEAFHVFKLFAANQNKPADIINILVANKSKLLRLLADLKPDKEDERFEADKSQVLREIAALEPRDLA; encoded by the exons ATGAAGGGTCTATTCAAGTCCAAGCCTCGCACTCCTGCTGACATCGTCCGACAGACCCGTGATCTCCTTCTCTACGCTGATCGATCCAAGTCTTTGCCTGACCTTCGTGAATCCAAACGCGAAGAAAAG ATGGCGGAGCTAAGCAGGAACATCCGTGATATGAAGTCTATTCTCTATGGAAACAGCGAGGCCGAGCCTGTGGCTGAAGCTTGTGCTCAATTGACTCAAGAGTTCTTTAGAGAGGACACTCTACGTCTCTTGATCACTTGTCTCCCTAAGCTCAACTTGGAG ACCAGGAAAGATGCAACACAGCTTGTTGCAAATCTACAGAGGCAACAAGTCAATTCAAGGTTGATTGCTTCTGATTATCTTGAAGCCAACCTTGACCTCATGGATGTTTTGATGGAAGG TTTTGAGAATACAGACTTGGCTTTGCATTATGGTGCTATGTTTAGAGAGTGCATCCGCCATCAGATTGTTGCCAG ATATGTTTTGGAGTCGGAGCATGTGAAGAAGTTCTTCGATTACATACAGCTTCCTAATTTCGACATTGCTGCAGATGCTGCTGCAACTTTTAAG gaACTACTAACAAGACATAAGTCTACTGTTGCTGAGTTTCTCACCAAGAATGAAGATTGG TTTTTCACAGACTACAACTCAAAGCTTCTTGAATCAAGTAACTATATAACCAGACGGCAAGCTATTAAG TTGCTGGGTGATATATTACTGGATCGATCAAACTCAGCTGTGATGACAAGATATGTGAGCTCAAGAGATAACTTAAGGATTCTCATGAATCTTCTGAGG GAGTCAAGCAAGAGCATCCAGATAGAAGCGTTTCATGTTTTCAAG CTGTTTGCAGCGAACCAAAACAAGCCTGCAGATATAATCAACATTCTGGTGGCAAACAAAAGCAAGCTTTTAAGATTGTTGGCTGATTTGAAACCAGACAAAG AGGACGAGAGGTTCGAAGCAGATAAGAGTCAGGTCTTGAGAGAAATTGCAGCCCTTGAGCCGCGAGATCTTGCTTGA